From Geomonas agri, one genomic window encodes:
- a CDS encoding GspE/PulE/PilB domain-containing protein: MEKRKKLGEIFVENGLLTEKTVERMLAVSKKLGKRFGTVLEDLELVTGEELAQALAAQYGCRVASNFAGYSFSPQLLGTISVDVAMQNNIFPLKLDEKRLALAMADPTETRVVRNISANLGLTITPFIATRKEIYAAICKNYLQKEV, from the coding sequence ATGGAAAAGCGAAAAAAGCTGGGCGAAATATTCGTCGAGAACGGGTTGCTCACCGAGAAAACGGTGGAGCGAATGCTGGCCGTCTCCAAAAAACTGGGCAAACGTTTCGGGACCGTGCTCGAAGACCTGGAGCTGGTCACCGGTGAGGAACTGGCCCAGGCCCTGGCGGCACAGTACGGCTGTCGCGTCGCCAGTAACTTTGCCGGCTACAGCTTCTCGCCGCAATTGCTGGGGACCATCTCGGTGGATGTGGCTATGCAGAACAACATCTTCCCGCTCAAGCTGGACGAGAAGAGGCTGGCTCTGGCGATGGCAGACCCCACGGAAACGCGGGTGGTGCGCAACATCTCGGCCAACCTCGGGTTGACTATCACCCCCTTCATTGCCACCAGGAAGGAGATCTACGCCGCCATCTGCAAGAATTACCTGCAGAAGGAGGTGTAG
- a CDS encoding UDP-glucuronic acid decarboxylase family protein → MRILVTGGAGFIGSHLCERLLKEGHDVICLDNFFTGSKRNIAHMLDHSNFELIRHDVTQPILLEVDRIYNLACPASPIHYQYNPVKTTKTSVMGAINMLGIAKRVRARILQASTSEVYGDPQVHPQTEAYWGNVNTLGLRSCYDEGKRVAETLMMDYHRQNHVDVRIIRIFNTYGPKMAENDGRVVSNFILQALRGEDITVYGGGEQTRSFCFVSDLVEGMVRMMETPGFTGPVNLGNPAETTILEFAKKIIALTGSTSRIVYRPLPEDDPKQRQPDISLAKQMLGWEPKVSVDEGLKQTINYFRSVLTSA, encoded by the coding sequence ATGCGCATTCTGGTCACCGGCGGTGCCGGTTTCATCGGTTCACATCTTTGCGAGAGACTGTTAAAGGAAGGGCACGACGTCATCTGCCTGGACAACTTCTTTACCGGTAGCAAGCGCAACATCGCCCACATGCTGGACCACTCCAACTTCGAGTTGATCCGTCACGACGTCACCCAGCCCATCCTCCTTGAGGTGGACCGGATCTACAACCTGGCCTGTCCCGCTTCGCCGATTCACTACCAGTACAACCCCGTGAAGACCACCAAGACCAGTGTCATGGGCGCCATCAACATGCTGGGGATCGCCAAGAGGGTGCGGGCGAGGATCCTGCAGGCCTCCACCTCCGAGGTGTACGGTGATCCGCAGGTACACCCGCAGACCGAGGCCTACTGGGGCAACGTCAACACACTGGGGCTGCGCAGCTGCTACGACGAGGGGAAACGTGTGGCGGAAACGCTGATGATGGATTATCACCGCCAGAACCACGTTGACGTCAGGATCATTAGGATCTTCAACACCTATGGCCCCAAGATGGCTGAGAACGACGGCCGCGTGGTCTCCAACTTCATCCTGCAGGCCCTCCGGGGGGAGGACATCACCGTCTACGGCGGGGGGGAGCAGACACGTTCCTTCTGCTTCGTCTCCGACCTCGTGGAGGGGATGGTGCGCATGATGGAGACGCCCGGCTTCACCGGTCCCGTCAACCTCGGCAACCCCGCGGAGACTACCATCCTTGAATTCGCCAAGAAGATCATCGCTCTCACCGGGTCCACCTCGCGCATCGTGTATCGTCCCCTTCCGGAGGATGATCCCAAACAGAGGCAGCCGGACATCTCCCTGGCCAAGCAGATGCTGGGCTGGGAGCCCAAAGTGAGCGTGGACGAGGGACTAAAACAGACCATCAACTATTTCCGCTCCGTCCTCACCTCGGCCTAA
- the argS gene encoding arginine--tRNA ligase, translating into MKEQLRACILKGIEGCFADGTLTSGVVPAINVEKPAHAEHGDFATNVAMQMAKQERKSPRAVAEALVKKLAEASDLIKSVEIAGPGFINFFIKDSAWRKILTDIDRASDEYGKSTVGAGKKVQVEFVSANPTGPLHIGHGRGAATGDAVASLLSAAGFDVQREYYINDAGNQMNTLGLSGLLRYKELLGEKIDFPENCYQGDYIKDIARDAIAKHGDRFLKAPQEEGVAFFAKMGGDLILKGIDEDLQDFGIRFDNWFSEQSLFDEGKVTSAIAEMQEKGHIYEQEGALWFKTTAFGDDKDRVVVRSNGVTTYFASDIAYHRDKYARGFDWVIDVWGADHHGYVPRLKSVVQGLGRQADDLGIILVQLVSLLRDGQPVAMSTRSGEFVTLKEVVDEVGRDSARFFFLMRRSDSQLDFDLELAKRQSNDNPVYYVQYAHARIRSIFDTAKERGVEPNFQDVRLELLESADDMSLIKKLSLYPEILEGAAVNFEPHRITYYLQDLAGEFHSFYNKSRVITPEEPELTQARLFLLHCVAVTLKNALTVLGISAPERM; encoded by the coding sequence ATGAAGGAGCAGCTGCGCGCATGCATCCTGAAGGGAATCGAGGGGTGTTTCGCCGACGGCACGCTCACCTCTGGTGTGGTCCCGGCCATCAACGTGGAGAAGCCGGCGCATGCCGAGCACGGAGATTTTGCTACCAACGTGGCCATGCAGATGGCCAAGCAGGAGCGCAAGTCGCCCCGCGCCGTGGCCGAGGCCTTGGTCAAGAAACTGGCCGAGGCGTCCGACCTGATCAAGTCGGTCGAGATCGCGGGACCGGGGTTCATCAACTTCTTCATCAAGGACAGTGCCTGGAGAAAGATCCTCACTGACATCGACCGCGCCAGTGACGAGTACGGCAAGAGCACCGTGGGCGCCGGCAAGAAGGTGCAGGTGGAGTTCGTCAGCGCAAACCCGACCGGTCCGCTGCACATCGGCCACGGCCGCGGTGCAGCGACAGGCGATGCCGTTGCCTCGCTGCTGTCCGCTGCGGGCTTCGATGTGCAGCGCGAGTACTACATCAACGACGCCGGCAACCAGATGAACACTCTGGGTCTCTCCGGCCTGCTGCGCTACAAGGAACTGCTGGGCGAAAAGATCGACTTCCCTGAGAACTGCTACCAGGGCGACTACATCAAGGACATCGCGCGGGACGCTATCGCCAAACACGGCGATCGCTTCCTGAAGGCGCCCCAGGAGGAAGGGGTGGCCTTCTTCGCCAAGATGGGCGGAGACCTGATCCTCAAGGGGATCGACGAGGACCTGCAGGACTTCGGCATCCGCTTCGACAACTGGTTCTCCGAGCAGTCCCTCTTCGACGAGGGCAAGGTGACCTCGGCCATTGCCGAGATGCAGGAGAAGGGTCACATCTACGAGCAGGAAGGGGCGCTCTGGTTCAAGACCACGGCCTTCGGTGACGACAAGGACCGCGTCGTGGTGCGCAGTAACGGCGTCACTACCTACTTCGCCTCCGACATCGCCTACCACCGCGACAAGTACGCCCGTGGTTTTGACTGGGTCATCGACGTCTGGGGCGCCGACCACCACGGCTACGTCCCGAGGCTGAAGAGCGTTGTACAGGGCCTGGGGCGCCAGGCGGACGATCTGGGCATCATCCTGGTACAGCTGGTTTCGCTCCTGCGCGACGGCCAGCCAGTGGCCATGTCCACCAGGAGCGGCGAGTTCGTGACCCTCAAAGAGGTCGTCGACGAGGTCGGCCGCGATTCTGCCCGCTTCTTCTTCCTGATGCGCCGTTCCGACAGCCAGCTCGACTTCGACCTCGAGCTCGCCAAACGCCAGAGCAACGACAACCCGGTCTACTACGTCCAGTACGCCCACGCCAGGATCAGGAGCATCTTCGACACCGCCAAAGAACGTGGCGTGGAGCCGAACTTCCAGGACGTGCGACTGGAGCTGCTGGAAAGCGCCGACGACATGAGCCTGATCAAGAAGCTCTCCCTCTACCCGGAGATCCTGGAAGGGGCGGCGGTCAACTTCGAACCGCACCGGATCACCTACTACCTGCAGGACTTGGCCGGCGAGTTCCACAGCTTCTACAACAAAAGCAGGGTTATCACCCCGGAGGAGCCCGAGCTCACCCAGGCCCGCCTGTTCCTCTTGCACTGCGTGGCGGTCACCCTGAAGAACGCGCTGACCGTGCTCGGCATTTCGGCTCCGGAGAGGATGTAG
- a CDS encoding DUF362 domain-containing protein: MAHTISDECINCGACDDSCPVNAISEAGSKRTIAADTCIDCGACVDTCPVSAISPA; encoded by the coding sequence TTGGCACATACCATCAGCGACGAATGCATCAACTGCGGCGCCTGCGACGATTCCTGCCCGGTCAACGCTATCAGCGAGGCTGGCAGCAAGAGGACCATCGCTGCAGATACCTGCATCGACTGCGGCGCTTGCGTCGACACCTGCCCGGTGTCCGCAATCTCCCCGGCCTAA
- a CDS encoding FtsB family cell division protein, with protein MQKRFFLVPAAVIVFILCFTVFGDRGLLRINHLHRDLDETQKHLNELKEENDKLKREIAALQSDRRYLESIARRDFGLVRSNEVIYQFPGSGKSVAPTAQPEAAPAAHAPQGATAGKLAQPVQPAARSGK; from the coding sequence ATGCAGAAACGATTTTTTCTAGTACCGGCCGCAGTGATCGTCTTCATCCTCTGCTTCACCGTTTTCGGTGACCGGGGACTGTTGCGCATCAACCACCTGCACCGTGACCTGGACGAAACGCAGAAACATCTCAATGAGTTGAAAGAGGAAAACGACAAGCTAAAGCGGGAGATTGCCGCGCTGCAGTCGGATCGACGCTACCTCGAGAGCATCGCCAGGCGCGACTTCGGCTTGGTGCGCAGCAACGAGGTGATCTACCAGTTCCCGGGTTCGGGGAAATCTGTTGCGCCGACCGCCCAGCCCGAAGCCGCGCCCGCTGCGCACGCGCCGCAGGGTGCGACGGCGGGAAAACTGGCTCAGCCTGTGCAGCCGGCGGCGCGTTCCGGCAAGTAA
- a CDS encoding SPOR domain-containing protein: MRLDYSDKMKVVRESAERTKPVQKNRPRREPIGTFAVVGLLLLALGYGAGVLTGWFLFKGKVDAKALAAAQVAAQQKAQPAAVVQPAPPAQPGQAGQPGQAGQPTSPAPDVPLTFYKTLPSGGKGAMGSGINTKLPEVQSKKAAATAPAANAVPAAEPAKPAAAATAAKAPEARPAEKAGDKATDAADKPTAEKQGGESRYLVQVASYKDKKEADTVRAKLVAKGVAAYLVESKLQDKGVWYRIRVGKHLSRQEAQQLAGKVGSGATVVTE; the protein is encoded by the coding sequence ATGCGGCTTGACTACAGCGACAAGATGAAGGTGGTCAGGGAAAGCGCGGAACGAACCAAGCCCGTGCAGAAGAACCGCCCACGCCGCGAGCCTATCGGCACTTTTGCCGTGGTCGGTCTGTTGCTGCTTGCCCTTGGCTACGGCGCAGGGGTGCTGACCGGATGGTTCCTCTTCAAGGGAAAAGTCGACGCCAAGGCACTGGCCGCGGCGCAGGTCGCAGCCCAGCAGAAGGCACAGCCCGCAGCAGTGGTTCAGCCGGCGCCTCCCGCCCAGCCAGGGCAGGCGGGTCAGCCCGGCCAGGCTGGCCAACCGACCTCGCCAGCTCCTGACGTCCCGCTTACCTTCTACAAGACCCTCCCTTCGGGCGGGAAGGGGGCGATGGGGAGCGGCATCAACACCAAGCTTCCAGAGGTGCAGTCCAAGAAGGCCGCTGCTACTGCACCGGCTGCGAACGCGGTGCCTGCTGCCGAGCCGGCCAAGCCGGCCGCTGCCGCTACGGCAGCCAAGGCCCCTGAGGCCAGACCGGCCGAGAAAGCCGGCGATAAAGCTACCGATGCCGCCGATAAGCCGACCGCGGAAAAACAAGGGGGGGAGTCGCGCTACCTGGTGCAGGTCGCTTCTTACAAGGATAAGAAAGAGGCCGACACGGTGCGCGCCAAACTGGTTGCCAAAGGGGTGGCCGCGTACCTGGTGGAATCGAAGCTGCAGGACAAGGGCGTGTGGTACCGGATCAGGGTCGGGAAACACCTCTCCAGGCAGGAGGCTCAGCAGTTGGCTGGGAAGGTGGGGAGCGGGGCGACGGTGGTCACCGAGTAG
- the gltX gene encoding glutamate--tRNA ligase, translating into MSEVRLRFAPSPTGFLHVGGARTALFNWLLARKQHGTFVLRIEDTDVTRSTQQSVDAIFEGMKWLGLDWDEGPFFQSDYFPVYKEYIDKLVAEGKAYKCYCSVEELEAKREKALAEGGKPKYDGTCRDLPPQEDDGRPYVIRFRTPKEGATTWNDLIKGKVSFENDELDDLIIQRTDGTPTYNFVVVIDDVTMKITTVIRGDDHVNNTPRQILIYQALGAPVPVFAHVPMILGADKARLSKRHGATSVMAYRDMGFLPEAMVNYLVRLGWSYGDEEIFSLQDLIEKFSIENVGRSAGVFNPDKLMWLNAHYIKTGDPVRLADLLMPFLKERGVDPSQGGPDLVAVIKTLQERAKTMLELADGALFYYKDELSYDEQGVAKAYNADTPALLTALVEKLAALPALDQANIELAFKDLMAEKGIKLGQVGPAVRLALSGTTASPGIYEMIEVLGLAETKKRIERAVAVLAK; encoded by the coding sequence ATGTCAGAAGTACGTCTCCGTTTCGCACCGAGCCCGACCGGTTTTCTCCACGTTGGAGGGGCGCGCACGGCGCTTTTCAACTGGCTTTTGGCCAGGAAGCAGCATGGCACCTTCGTGCTCAGGATCGAGGATACCGACGTGACCCGGTCCACCCAGCAGTCGGTCGATGCCATCTTCGAAGGGATGAAGTGGCTGGGACTGGACTGGGACGAGGGGCCCTTCTTCCAGTCCGATTACTTTCCGGTCTACAAGGAATACATCGACAAGCTGGTCGCCGAAGGGAAGGCGTACAAGTGCTATTGCAGCGTTGAGGAACTCGAGGCGAAGCGCGAGAAGGCGCTCGCGGAAGGTGGCAAACCGAAGTACGACGGTACCTGCCGTGATCTTCCTCCTCAGGAGGACGACGGCCGCCCCTACGTGATCCGTTTCAGGACCCCCAAGGAAGGCGCGACTACCTGGAATGACCTGATCAAGGGGAAAGTCTCCTTCGAGAACGATGAACTGGACGACCTGATCATCCAGCGCACTGACGGCACCCCGACCTACAACTTCGTCGTCGTCATCGACGACGTCACCATGAAGATCACCACCGTCATCCGCGGCGACGACCACGTCAACAACACCCCGCGCCAGATCCTGATCTACCAGGCGCTCGGCGCGCCGGTCCCGGTCTTCGCCCACGTGCCGATGATCCTGGGCGCCGACAAGGCCCGTCTCTCCAAGCGCCACGGCGCCACCTCGGTCATGGCCTACCGCGACATGGGCTTCCTTCCCGAGGCCATGGTGAACTACTTGGTGCGCCTGGGGTGGAGCTACGGCGACGAGGAGATCTTCTCGCTTCAGGACTTGATCGAGAAATTCTCCATCGAGAACGTCGGGCGCTCCGCCGGCGTCTTCAATCCCGACAAGCTCATGTGGCTCAATGCCCACTACATCAAGACCGGCGATCCGGTGCGCCTGGCCGACCTCCTGATGCCGTTTTTGAAGGAGCGCGGCGTGGATCCGTCCCAGGGGGGACCGGACCTGGTGGCCGTGATCAAGACCCTGCAGGAGCGCGCCAAGACCATGCTGGAACTCGCCGACGGCGCGCTGTTCTACTACAAGGACGAGCTCTCCTACGACGAGCAGGGGGTGGCCAAGGCGTACAACGCTGACACGCCCGCGCTCCTCACCGCGCTGGTCGAGAAGCTGGCGGCGCTGCCGGCGCTGGACCAGGCCAACATCGAGCTGGCGTTCAAGGATCTGATGGCCGAGAAGGGGATCAAGCTGGGCCAGGTCGGTCCCGCCGTGCGCCTTGCCCTTTCTGGCACCACCGCGTCGCCCGGTATCTACGAGATGATCGAGGTGCTCGGCCTGGCCGAGACCAAGAAGCGCATCGAGCGCGCCGTCGCCGTGCTGGCGAAGTAG
- a CDS encoding response regulator, with product MLVVEDDKLIATMFGDFLGRKGFRVIYAADGLEAYKAVLTEKPHVVLTDLMMPKLDGFGLFDALRSVPDFNAIPVILITSSLQPEDEVKAFDKGFFDFIAKPVREETLITRVRRALQFRERKYQLT from the coding sequence GTGCTGGTGGTCGAGGACGACAAGCTGATCGCGACCATGTTCGGTGACTTCCTTGGACGGAAAGGCTTCCGTGTCATTTACGCGGCGGACGGCCTGGAGGCCTACAAGGCCGTCCTCACCGAGAAGCCGCACGTGGTGCTCACCGACCTGATGATGCCCAAGCTGGACGGTTTCGGTCTCTTCGACGCCCTGCGCAGCGTGCCCGATTTTAACGCCATACCGGTAATATTGATCACCAGCTCCTTGCAACCGGAGGACGAAGTAAAGGCTTTCGACAAGGGGTTCTTCGACTTCATCGCCAAGCCGGTGCGTGAAGAGACCCTGATCACCAGGGTCAGGAGAGCGCTGCAATTTCGGGAGCGCAAGTACCAGTTAACGTAG
- a CDS encoding DNA gyrase inhibitor YacG, which produces MCAIQTVKCPHCRKEAPLAGNPYRPFCSERCKMIDLGTWASEGYRIPGEKAPQHADDDEDEG; this is translated from the coding sequence ATGTGCGCCATACAGACCGTCAAGTGCCCGCACTGCCGTAAGGAGGCCCCGCTGGCCGGGAACCCGTACCGCCCGTTTTGCTCGGAGCGGTGCAAGATGATCGATCTCGGCACCTGGGCCAGCGAAGGTTACCGCATCCCCGGCGAAAAAGCGCCGCAGCACGCTGATGACGATGAAGACGAGGGGTAG
- a CDS encoding acetate kinase: protein MDILALNCGSSSVKYQLFDWDKKVVVAKGMVERVVIGDSFILHEVPGRETYREDSDCPDHKTAVDLILRTLTSPNHGVLKDIKQIAAVGHRVVHGGEKFTKSVLIDDEVLAAVTEVQHLAPLHNPPNIAGIEGAMAVLPGVPQIAIFDTAFHQTMPEHAYLYPLPYEWYEKYGVRRYGFHGTSHLYVSKRIAAILGKPANQCNVITMHIGNGVSHCAIKNGVSVDTSMGLTPLEGAMMGTRCGDIDPAIPAFMMQKENLSAKEIDSILNKKSGVIGITGRFTDRRDVIENANDGDRLCSLALDIEAYRLKKYIGTYMAVVGRLDAVVFTAGVGEMGAPIRERAISGLEHLGIILDKERNASAMTRKRETLITTDDSPVKVYVIPTDEELVFTEDVAAILNGSYTDHMNFEYSFSRPDFVRK from the coding sequence ATGGATATTCTGGCACTTAACTGCGGGAGTTCTTCTGTAAAATACCAGTTGTTTGACTGGGATAAAAAAGTGGTTGTGGCGAAGGGAATGGTGGAACGCGTGGTTATCGGCGACTCCTTCATCCTGCACGAGGTCCCGGGGCGCGAAACCTACCGGGAAGACTCCGATTGCCCGGACCACAAGACCGCGGTTGACCTGATCCTGAGAACCCTGACCTCCCCGAATCACGGTGTCCTCAAGGACATCAAGCAGATAGCTGCGGTGGGTCACCGCGTCGTGCATGGCGGTGAGAAGTTCACCAAGTCCGTGCTCATCGACGACGAAGTACTCGCGGCGGTCACCGAGGTGCAGCATCTGGCGCCCTTGCACAACCCGCCCAACATTGCCGGCATTGAGGGCGCCATGGCCGTTCTCCCCGGCGTGCCGCAGATCGCGATTTTTGACACCGCGTTTCATCAGACCATGCCCGAGCATGCCTATCTGTACCCGCTCCCCTACGAGTGGTACGAGAAGTACGGTGTGCGTCGCTACGGCTTCCACGGCACGTCGCACCTCTACGTCTCCAAGCGCATTGCCGCCATCCTGGGCAAGCCGGCCAACCAATGTAACGTCATCACCATGCACATCGGCAACGGCGTCAGCCACTGCGCCATCAAAAACGGCGTGTCGGTAGACACCAGCATGGGACTCACCCCTCTGGAAGGTGCCATGATGGGTACCCGCTGCGGTGACATCGACCCGGCCATCCCCGCTTTCATGATGCAGAAGGAGAACCTCTCCGCCAAGGAGATCGACTCCATCCTGAACAAGAAGAGCGGTGTCATCGGCATCACCGGTCGTTTCACCGACCGTCGCGACGTCATCGAGAACGCCAACGACGGCGACCGTCTCTGTTCGCTGGCGCTGGACATCGAAGCGTACCGTCTCAAGAAGTACATCGGGACCTACATGGCCGTCGTGGGGAGGCTTGACGCGGTCGTTTTCACCGCAGGCGTGGGGGAGATGGGGGCGCCGATCAGGGAGCGCGCCATTTCCGGGCTGGAGCACTTGGGTATCATCCTCGACAAGGAGCGCAATGCCTCCGCCATGACCAGGAAGCGCGAGACGCTCATCACCACCGACGATTCGCCGGTCAAGGTGTACGTCATCCCGACCGACGAGGAACTGGTGTTCACCGAGGACGTGGCCGCCATCCTGAATGGCAGCTACACCGACCACATGAACTTCGAGTACAGCTTCTCCAGGCCCGACTTCGTCAGGAAGTAG